One segment of Streptomyces sp. XD-27 DNA contains the following:
- a CDS encoding ribonucleoside-diphosphate reductase subunit alpha — MTIAPADPVSAAQDSKDSAAAADAPGTALLRTLTDLTADLPATDPGKVAAAALRGRHAGSDEAELRALATEAAAGLIAEEPEYSRLAARLLTLAIAEEAAGQGAVSFSASVEVGHREGLIADSTAAFVRTHAARLDTLVDKTLADGADDRFGYFGLRTLHSRYLLRHPITRQVVETPQHFLLRVACGLAEDLSDRALADVCELYRLTSTLSYLPSSPTLFNSGTRHPQMSSCYLLDSPLDELDSIYNRYHQVARLSKHAGGIGLSYSRIRARGSLIRGTNGHSNGIVPFLRTLDASVAAVNQGGRRKGAACVYLETWHADIEEFLELRDNTGEEARRTHNLNIAHWIPDEFMRRVEADADWSLFSPSDTPELVDLWGERFDAAYRKAEAEGKAIKTVPARQLYARMMRTLAQTGNGWMTFKDAANRTANQTAEPGKVVHSSNLCTEILEVTDDGETAVCNLGSVNLAAHLGADGDMDWEKLDRTVRTAVTFLDRVVDINFYPTEEAGASNSRWRPVGLGLMGLQDVFFRLRLPFDSAEAKALSTKISERIMLAAYEASCDLAERHGPHPAWSATRTARGVLHPDHYAGAQMTWPERWEALRTRMSKSGMRNSLLLAIAPTATIASIAGVYECIEPQVSNLFKRETLSGEFLQVNSYLVDDLKQLGVWDAQTREALRESNGSVQDFGWVPQEIRDLYRTAWEVPQRALIDMAAARTPYLDQSQSLNLFMASPTIGKLSSMYAYAWKQGIKTTYYLRSRPATRIAQSARANGATAAAPIPAQQATPDAEAIACSLENPESCEACQ, encoded by the coding sequence GTGACCATCGCGCCCGCCGATCCGGTTTCAGCGGCCCAGGACTCCAAGGACTCCGCGGCCGCCGCCGACGCGCCCGGAACCGCCCTGTTGCGTACCCTGACCGATCTCACCGCGGATCTTCCCGCCACCGACCCCGGCAAGGTCGCCGCCGCCGCGCTGCGCGGCCGGCACGCCGGGTCGGACGAGGCGGAGTTGCGGGCCCTGGCCACCGAGGCCGCCGCCGGCCTGATCGCGGAGGAGCCGGAGTACTCCCGGCTCGCCGCCCGGCTGCTGACCCTCGCCATCGCCGAGGAGGCGGCCGGGCAGGGCGCGGTCTCCTTCTCCGCCTCCGTCGAGGTGGGCCACCGCGAGGGCCTGATCGCCGACTCCACGGCCGCCTTCGTGCGGACGCACGCCGCCCGGCTGGACACCCTGGTCGACAAGACGCTGGCCGACGGCGCCGACGACCGCTTCGGCTACTTCGGCCTGCGCACCCTGCACAGCCGTTACCTGCTGCGCCACCCCATCACCCGTCAGGTGGTCGAGACCCCGCAGCACTTCCTGCTGCGCGTGGCCTGCGGGCTGGCCGAGGACCTGTCCGACCGGGCGCTGGCGGACGTCTGCGAGCTGTACCGGCTCACCAGCACGCTGTCGTACCTGCCGAGCTCCCCCACCCTGTTCAACTCCGGCACCCGCCACCCGCAGATGTCGTCCTGCTATCTGCTGGACTCGCCGCTGGACGAGCTGGACTCGATCTACAACCGCTACCACCAGGTGGCGCGGCTGTCGAAGCACGCCGGCGGCATCGGCCTGTCGTACTCGCGCATCCGCGCCCGCGGGTCGCTGATCCGCGGCACCAACGGGCACTCCAACGGCATCGTGCCGTTCCTGCGGACCCTGGACGCCTCCGTCGCCGCCGTCAACCAGGGCGGCCGACGCAAGGGCGCGGCCTGCGTGTACCTGGAGACCTGGCACGCGGACATCGAGGAGTTCCTGGAGCTGCGGGACAACACCGGTGAGGAAGCCCGCCGCACCCACAACCTCAACATCGCGCACTGGATCCCGGACGAGTTCATGCGCCGGGTCGAGGCCGACGCCGACTGGTCGCTGTTCTCGCCGTCCGACACGCCCGAGCTGGTCGACCTGTGGGGCGAGCGGTTCGACGCCGCGTACCGCAAGGCCGAGGCCGAGGGCAAGGCCATCAAGACCGTCCCCGCCCGGCAGCTGTACGCGCGGATGATGCGCACCCTCGCGCAGACCGGCAACGGCTGGATGACGTTCAAGGACGCCGCCAACCGCACCGCGAACCAGACCGCCGAGCCCGGCAAGGTCGTCCACTCCTCCAACCTGTGCACCGAGATCCTCGAGGTCACGGACGACGGCGAGACGGCCGTGTGCAACCTGGGCTCGGTCAACCTGGCCGCGCACCTGGGCGCGGACGGCGACATGGACTGGGAGAAGCTGGACCGCACGGTCCGTACCGCCGTCACCTTCCTCGACCGCGTGGTGGACATCAACTTCTACCCCACGGAAGAGGCCGGGGCCTCCAACTCCCGCTGGCGGCCGGTCGGCCTGGGCCTGATGGGCCTGCAGGACGTGTTCTTCCGGCTGCGGCTGCCCTTCGACTCTGCCGAGGCCAAGGCGCTGTCCACCAAGATCTCCGAGCGCATCATGCTCGCGGCCTACGAGGCGTCCTGCGACCTCGCCGAGCGGCACGGGCCGCACCCGGCCTGGTCCGCGACCCGCACCGCACGCGGCGTCCTGCACCCCGACCACTACGCCGGCGCGCAGATGACGTGGCCCGAGCGGTGGGAGGCGCTCCGTACGCGGATGTCGAAGTCCGGCATGCGGAACTCGCTGCTGCTGGCCATCGCGCCGACGGCCACCATCGCGTCCATCGCGGGCGTCTACGAGTGCATCGAGCCGCAGGTCTCCAACCTCTTCAAGCGCGAGACGCTCAGCGGTGAGTTCCTCCAGGTCAACTCCTACCTGGTGGACGACCTCAAGCAGCTCGGCGTGTGGGACGCGCAGACCCGCGAGGCGCTGCGCGAGTCCAACGGCTCGGTCCAGGACTTCGGCTGGGTGCCGCAGGAGATCCGCGACCTGTACCGCACGGCGTGGGAGGTCCCGCAGCGCGCGCTGATCGACATGGCCGCCGCGCGCACCCCGTACCTCGACCAGAGCCAGTCGCTCAACCTCTTCATGGCGTCGCCCACCATCGGCAAGCTCAGCTCGATGTACGCGTACGCCTGGAAGCAGGGGATCAAGACGACGTACTACCTGCGCTCGCGCCCGGCGACCCGGATCGCTCAGTCCGCGCGCGCCAACGGGGCCACCGCGGCCGCCCCGATCCCCGCCCAGCAGGCCACGCCCGACGCCGAGGCGATCGCCTGCTCCCTGGAAAACCCCGAGTCCTGCGAGGCCTGCCAGTAA